A stretch of the Helicoverpa zea isolate HzStark_Cry1AcR chromosome 15, ilHelZeax1.1, whole genome shotgun sequence genome encodes the following:
- the LOC124636805 gene encoding zinc finger RNA-binding protein isoform X5, with product MMAANNYFGFTHGGTQYGAATASAAYGGQTGYAVAPAATAATYGTQRAAATGYDTAYQAAAATQAAAHAHAHAAAAAASAYDASKSAYYQQAAAAYPAAAPPQPQPTYDATAAKPAYSTPATYAQSNPMYQGGARAGGGGAKAYGGVYTATTAAPSYPSQAYSAAPAQPAKRQYIHVNIEPTNRGNTAYDTALYNAATMYVAQQNKTGGGTGWKNYNKSGVGAGQTRRPKPPPKAQQLHYCDVCRISCAGPQTYKEHLEGQKHKKKEAAVKLAAAGAAAAAGRGAGGGALRCELCDVTCTGADAYAAHVRGIKHQKVVKLHTMLGKPIPSTEPTKLGQAKKTVAGAPKIAFVASGGLSTVAGTSTKQAIPAQGEKDKEGSDKDDDADAEPEVQPVGQDYIEEIRGDDGKALSFNCKLCDCKFNDPNAKEMHMKGRRHRLQYKKKVQPDLEVKVKPSMHQRKLAEAKAQRMMVRDEMWARRRMHDGMEEEERMYWEGGMEPWWGRGPVPPPMHHHHHGMGMPYGPVGRRPETSDDRHVLAKHAEIYPADQQLQEIQRAVSHTEKALKSLSDALAEQAKPKQGAAKPIKPEDKKDDKPEGKEDGRDNQLFSFVCEGEGGAAGPGARALKGVMRVGLLAKGLLLKGDRDVRLVVLCHDRPTVTLLKRVATDLPAHLARLKAGDEPKYKVELLAAEGAVSVSDGAVSVLVSLTSAVMREPQDGGDIKRDDKDVLPRQKCLDALAALRHAKWFQARAATLQSCVIIIRIMRDLCRRIPNWTPLNPYAMELLVAGVMQSAGAALSPGEALRRVMEAVAGGLLLEHGPGLRDPCEKDLIDALGNLPPQKREDLTASAQQFLRQIAFRQIHKVLDMEPLPKLKHATGAWKFPRKRRRSNTDTEPDTPNGEGKVVKTEEKMDASENQAKK from the exons ATGATGGcagcaaataattattttgggttTACTCATGGAGGAACCCAATACGG AGCGGCAACGGCTAGTGCAGCGTATGGCGGTCAGACTGGGTATGCTGTAGCACCGGCTGCGACTGCCGCTACGTACGGTACCCAGCGTGCCGCCGCTACTGGGTACGACACGGCATATCAAGCGGCTGCGGCCACGCAAG CAGCGGCTCACGCGCACGCACACGCGGCGGCCGCGGCGGCGTCGGCCTACGACGCCAGCAAGTCTGCCTACTACCAGCAGGCGGCGGCCGCGTACCCTGCGGCCGCGCCGCCGCAGCCCCAGCCCACCTACGACGCCACAGCCGCCAAGCCTGCCTACTCTACTCCTGCTACATACGCTCAG TCCAATCCCATGTACCAGGGAGGCgcgcgcgcgggcggcggcggcgccaaGGCGTACGGCGGCGTGTACACCGCCACCACGGCCGCGCCCTCCTACCCCAGCCAGGCCTacagcgccgcgcccgcgcagcCCGCCAAACGTCAGTATATACACGTCAACATAG AGCCAACCAACAGAGGCAACACAGCGTATGACACAGCTCTCTACAACGCCGCCACCATGTACGTGGCTCAACAGAACAAGACTGGAGGTGGAAC TGGCTGGAAGAACTACAACAAGAGCGGCGTAGGCGCGGGACAGACGCGGCGCCCTAAGCCTCCGCCCAAAGCGCAACAGCTGCATTACTGCGACGTGTGTCGCATCTCTTGTGCCGGCCCCCAG ACGTACAAGGAGCACCTGGAGGGGCAGAAGCACAAGAAGAAGGAGGCGGCCGTGAAgctggcggcggcgggcgcggcggcggcggcggggcgcggcgcgggcggcggcgcgctgcGCTGCGAGCTGTGCGACGTCACGTGCACGGGCGCCGACGCCTACGCGGCGCACGTGCGCGGCATCAAGCACCAGAAGGTCGTCAAGCTGCACACCATGCTGGGCAAGCCCATCCCCTCCACCGAGCCCACCAAGCTCGGACAAG CCAAAAAGACGGTGGCCGGGGCGCCGAAGATCGCATTCGTTGCGTCCGGCGGGCTCAGTACCGTGGCTGGAACATCCACCAAACAAGCAATCCCTGCCCAAGGAGAGAAAGACAAGGAGGGCTCCGACAAGGACGACGACGCCGACGCCGAGCCCGAGGTGCAGCCCGTCGGCCAGGACTACATCGAGGAGATCCGCGGCGACGACGGCAAGGCGCTCAGCTTCAACTGCAAGCTCTGCGACTGCAAGTTCAACGACCCCAACGCCAAGGAGATGCACATGAAGGGCCGCCGCCACCGGCTGCAGTACAAGAAGAAG GTGCAGCCCGACCTGGAGGTGAAGGTGAAGCCGTCCATGCACCAGCGCAAGCTGGCCGAGGCCAAGGCGCAGCGCATGATGGTGCGCGACGAGATGTGGGCGCGGCGACGCATGCACGAT GGTATGGAGGAGGAGGAACGCATGTACTGGGAGGGAGGCATGGAACCGTGGTGGGGTCGCGGGCCAGTGCCACCGCCCATgcaccatcatcatcat GGCATGGGTATGCCGTACGGGCCGGTGGGACGGCGGCCGGAGACGTCGGACGACCGGCACGTGCTGGCCAAGCACGCGGAGATCTACCCCGCCGACCAGCAGCTGCAGGAGATACAGCGAGCTGTCTCGCACACTGAGAAGGCGCTCAAGTCGCTCTCCGACGCGCTCGCAGAACAGGCCAAGCCCAAG CAGGGTGCTGCTAAACCTATTAAACCTGAAGACAAAAAAGATGATAAGCCTGAAGGAAAGGAAGACGGCAGGGATAATCAGTT GTTCTCGTTCGTGTGCGAGGGcgagggcggcgcggcgggcccCGGCGCCCGCGCGCTGAAGGGCGTGATGCGCGTGGGGCTGCTGGCCAAGGGGCTGCTGCTCAAGGGCGACCGCGACGTGCGCCTCGTGGTGCTGTGCCACGACCGCCCCACCGTCACGCTGCTCAAGCGCGTCGCCACCGACCTGCCCGCGCACCTGGCGCGGCTCAAG GCCGGCGACGAGCCCAAGTACAAGGTGGAGCTGCTGGCGGCCGAGGGCGCCGTGTCGGTGTCGGACGGCGCCGTGTCGGTGCTGGTGAGCCTGACGTCGGCCGTGATGCGCGAGCCGCAGG ACGGTGGCGACATAAAGCGAGACGACAAGGATGTGCTACCGCGGCAGAAGTGTTTGGACGCGTTGGCCGCCCTACGGCACGCCAAGTGGTTCCAG GCTAGGGCGGCCACGCTGCAGTCCTGCGTCATCATCATCCGCATCATGCGCGACCTCTGCCGCCGCATCCCCAACTGGACGCCGCTCAACCCCTAC GCGATGGAGCTGCTGGTGGCGGGCGTGATGCAgtcggcgggcgcggcgctgtCGCCGGGCGAGGCGCTGCGCCGCGTCATGGAGGCGGTGGCCGGCGGCCTGCTGCTGGAGCACGGGCCCGGCCTCCGGGACCCCTGCGAGAAGGACCTCATC GATGCCCTCGGCAACCTCCCACCACAGAAACGTGAAGATCTGACTGCCTCTGCGCAACAATTCCTTAGACAAATTGCCTTCAGGCAAATACACAAG GTACTGGACATGGAGCCGCTGCCCAAGCTGAAGCACGCGACGGGCGCGTGGAAGTTCCCGCGCAAGCGCAGGCGCTCCAACACCGACACCGAGCCCGACACGCCCAACG GTGAAGGTAAGGTTGTTAAAACTGAAGAGAAGATGGACGCGTCAGAGAATCAAGCCAAGAAGTAA
- the LOC124636805 gene encoding zinc finger RNA-binding protein isoform X11, whose translation MMAANNYFGFTHGGTQYGAATASAAYGGQTGYAVAPAATAATYGTQRAAATGYDTAYQAAAATQAAAHAHAHAAAAAASAYDASKSAYYQQAAAAYPAAAPPQPQPTYDATAAKPAYSTPATYAQSNPMYQGGARAGGGGAKAYGGVYTATTAAPSYPSQAYSAAPAQPAKRQYIHVNIEPTNRGNTAYDTALYNAATMYVAQQNKTGGGTGWKNYNKSGVGAGQTRRPKPPPKAQQLHYCDVCRISCAGPQTYKEHLEGQKHKKKEAAVKLAAAGAAAAAGRGAGGGALRCELCDVTCTGADAYAAHVRGIKHQKVVKLHTMLGKPIPSTEPTKLGQAKKTVAGAPKIAFVASGGLSTVAGTSTKQAIPAQGEKDKEGSDKDDDADAEPEVQPVGQDYIEEIRGDDGKALSFNCKLCDCKFNDPNAKEMHMKGRRHRLQYKKKVQPDLEVKVKPSMHQRKLAEAKAQRMMVRDEMWARRRMHDGMEEEERMYWEGGMEPWWGRGPVPPPMHHHHHGMGMPYGPVGRRPETSDDRHVLAKHAEIYPADQQLQEIQRAVSHTEKALKSLSDALAEQAKPKGAAKPIKPEDKKDDKPEGKEDGRDNQLFSFVCEGEGGAAGPGARALKGVMRVGLLAKGLLLKGDRDVRLVVLCHDRPTVTLLKRVATDLPAHLARLKAGDEPKYKVELLAAEGAVSVSDGAVSVLVSLTSAVMREPQDGGDIKRDDKDVLPRQKCLDALAALRHAKWFQARAATLQSCVIIIRIMRDLCRRIPNWTPLNPYAMELLVAGVMQSAGAALSPGEALRRVMEAVAGGLLLEHGPGLRDPCEKDLIDALGNLPPQKREDLTASAQQFLRQIAFRQIHKVLDMEPLPKLKHATGAWKFPRKRRRSNTDTEPDTPNGEGKVVKTEEKMDASENQAKK comes from the exons ATGATGGcagcaaataattattttgggttTACTCATGGAGGAACCCAATACGG AGCGGCAACGGCTAGTGCAGCGTATGGCGGTCAGACTGGGTATGCTGTAGCACCGGCTGCGACTGCCGCTACGTACGGTACCCAGCGTGCCGCCGCTACTGGGTACGACACGGCATATCAAGCGGCTGCGGCCACGCAAG CAGCGGCTCACGCGCACGCACACGCGGCGGCCGCGGCGGCGTCGGCCTACGACGCCAGCAAGTCTGCCTACTACCAGCAGGCGGCGGCCGCGTACCCTGCGGCCGCGCCGCCGCAGCCCCAGCCCACCTACGACGCCACAGCCGCCAAGCCTGCCTACTCTACTCCTGCTACATACGCTCAG TCCAATCCCATGTACCAGGGAGGCgcgcgcgcgggcggcggcggcgccaaGGCGTACGGCGGCGTGTACACCGCCACCACGGCCGCGCCCTCCTACCCCAGCCAGGCCTacagcgccgcgcccgcgcagcCCGCCAAACGTCAGTATATACACGTCAACATAG AGCCAACCAACAGAGGCAACACAGCGTATGACACAGCTCTCTACAACGCCGCCACCATGTACGTGGCTCAACAGAACAAGACTGGAGGTGGAAC TGGCTGGAAGAACTACAACAAGAGCGGCGTAGGCGCGGGACAGACGCGGCGCCCTAAGCCTCCGCCCAAAGCGCAACAGCTGCATTACTGCGACGTGTGTCGCATCTCTTGTGCCGGCCCCCAG ACGTACAAGGAGCACCTGGAGGGGCAGAAGCACAAGAAGAAGGAGGCGGCCGTGAAgctggcggcggcgggcgcggcggcggcggcggggcgcggcgcgggcggcggcgcgctgcGCTGCGAGCTGTGCGACGTCACGTGCACGGGCGCCGACGCCTACGCGGCGCACGTGCGCGGCATCAAGCACCAGAAGGTCGTCAAGCTGCACACCATGCTGGGCAAGCCCATCCCCTCCACCGAGCCCACCAAGCTCGGACAAG CCAAAAAGACGGTGGCCGGGGCGCCGAAGATCGCATTCGTTGCGTCCGGCGGGCTCAGTACCGTGGCTGGAACATCCACCAAACAAGCAATCCCTGCCCAAGGAGAGAAAGACAAGGAGGGCTCCGACAAGGACGACGACGCCGACGCCGAGCCCGAGGTGCAGCCCGTCGGCCAGGACTACATCGAGGAGATCCGCGGCGACGACGGCAAGGCGCTCAGCTTCAACTGCAAGCTCTGCGACTGCAAGTTCAACGACCCCAACGCCAAGGAGATGCACATGAAGGGCCGCCGCCACCGGCTGCAGTACAAGAAGAAG GTGCAGCCCGACCTGGAGGTGAAGGTGAAGCCGTCCATGCACCAGCGCAAGCTGGCCGAGGCCAAGGCGCAGCGCATGATGGTGCGCGACGAGATGTGGGCGCGGCGACGCATGCACGAT GGTATGGAGGAGGAGGAACGCATGTACTGGGAGGGAGGCATGGAACCGTGGTGGGGTCGCGGGCCAGTGCCACCGCCCATgcaccatcatcatcat GGCATGGGTATGCCGTACGGGCCGGTGGGACGGCGGCCGGAGACGTCGGACGACCGGCACGTGCTGGCCAAGCACGCGGAGATCTACCCCGCCGACCAGCAGCTGCAGGAGATACAGCGAGCTGTCTCGCACACTGAGAAGGCGCTCAAGTCGCTCTCCGACGCGCTCGCAGAACAGGCCAAGCCCAAG GGTGCTGCTAAACCTATTAAACCTGAAGACAAAAAAGATGATAAGCCTGAAGGAAAGGAAGACGGCAGGGATAATCAGTT GTTCTCGTTCGTGTGCGAGGGcgagggcggcgcggcgggcccCGGCGCCCGCGCGCTGAAGGGCGTGATGCGCGTGGGGCTGCTGGCCAAGGGGCTGCTGCTCAAGGGCGACCGCGACGTGCGCCTCGTGGTGCTGTGCCACGACCGCCCCACCGTCACGCTGCTCAAGCGCGTCGCCACCGACCTGCCCGCGCACCTGGCGCGGCTCAAG GCCGGCGACGAGCCCAAGTACAAGGTGGAGCTGCTGGCGGCCGAGGGCGCCGTGTCGGTGTCGGACGGCGCCGTGTCGGTGCTGGTGAGCCTGACGTCGGCCGTGATGCGCGAGCCGCAGG ACGGTGGCGACATAAAGCGAGACGACAAGGATGTGCTACCGCGGCAGAAGTGTTTGGACGCGTTGGCCGCCCTACGGCACGCCAAGTGGTTCCAG GCTAGGGCGGCCACGCTGCAGTCCTGCGTCATCATCATCCGCATCATGCGCGACCTCTGCCGCCGCATCCCCAACTGGACGCCGCTCAACCCCTAC GCGATGGAGCTGCTGGTGGCGGGCGTGATGCAgtcggcgggcgcggcgctgtCGCCGGGCGAGGCGCTGCGCCGCGTCATGGAGGCGGTGGCCGGCGGCCTGCTGCTGGAGCACGGGCCCGGCCTCCGGGACCCCTGCGAGAAGGACCTCATC GATGCCCTCGGCAACCTCCCACCACAGAAACGTGAAGATCTGACTGCCTCTGCGCAACAATTCCTTAGACAAATTGCCTTCAGGCAAATACACAAG GTACTGGACATGGAGCCGCTGCCCAAGCTGAAGCACGCGACGGGCGCGTGGAAGTTCCCGCGCAAGCGCAGGCGCTCCAACACCGACACCGAGCCCGACACGCCCAACG GTGAAGGTAAGGTTGTTAAAACTGAAGAGAAGATGGACGCGTCAGAGAATCAAGCCAAGAAGTAA
- the LOC124636805 gene encoding zinc finger RNA-binding protein isoform X10 has product MMAANNYFGFTHGGTQYGAATASAAYGGQTGYAVAPAATAATYGTQRAAATGYDTAYQAAAATQAAAHAHAHAAAAAASAYDASKSAYYQQAAAAYPAAAPPQPQPTYDATAAKPAYSTPATYAQGGARAGGGGAKAYGGVYTATTAAPSYPSQAYSAAPAQPAKQPTNRGNTAYDTALYNAATMYVAQQNKTGGGTGWKNYNKSGVGAGQTRRPKPPPKAQQLHYCDVCRISCAGPQTYKEHLEGQKHKKKEAAVKLAAAGAAAAAGRGAGGGALRCELCDVTCTGADAYAAHVRGIKHQKVVKLHTMLGKPIPSTEPTKLGQGEKDKEGSDKDDDADAEPEVQPVGQDYIEEIRGDDGKALSFNCKLCDCKFNDPNAKEMHMKGRRHRLQYKKKVQPDLEVKVKPSMHQRKLAEAKAQRMMVRDEMWARRRMHDGMEEEERMYWEGGMEPWWGRGPVPPPMHHHHHGMGMPYGPVGRRPETSDDRHVLAKHAEIYPADQQLQEIQRAVSHTEKALKSLSDALAEQAKPKQGAAKPIKPEDKKDDKPEGKEDGRDNQLFSFVCEGEGGAAGPGARALKGVMRVGLLAKGLLLKGDRDVRLVVLCHDRPTVTLLKRVATDLPAHLARLKAGDEPKYKVELLAAEGAVSVSDGAVSVLVSLTSAVMREPQDGGDIKRDDKDVLPRQKCLDALAALRHAKWFQARAATLQSCVIIIRIMRDLCRRIPNWTPLNPYAMELLVAGVMQSAGAALSPGEALRRVMEAVAGGLLLEHGPGLRDPCEKDLIDALGNLPPQKREDLTASAQQFLRQIAFRQIHKVLDMEPLPKLKHATGAWKFPRKRRRSNTDTEPDTPNGEGKVVKTEEKMDASENQAKK; this is encoded by the exons ATGATGGcagcaaataattattttgggttTACTCATGGAGGAACCCAATACGG AGCGGCAACGGCTAGTGCAGCGTATGGCGGTCAGACTGGGTATGCTGTAGCACCGGCTGCGACTGCCGCTACGTACGGTACCCAGCGTGCCGCCGCTACTGGGTACGACACGGCATATCAAGCGGCTGCGGCCACGCAAG CAGCGGCTCACGCGCACGCACACGCGGCGGCCGCGGCGGCGTCGGCCTACGACGCCAGCAAGTCTGCCTACTACCAGCAGGCGGCGGCCGCGTACCCTGCGGCCGCGCCGCCGCAGCCCCAGCCCACCTACGACGCCACAGCCGCCAAGCCTGCCTACTCTACTCCTGCTACATACGCTCAG GGAGGCgcgcgcgcgggcggcggcggcgccaaGGCGTACGGCGGCGTGTACACCGCCACCACGGCCGCGCCCTCCTACCCCAGCCAGGCCTacagcgccgcgcccgcgcagcCCGCCAAAC AGCCAACCAACAGAGGCAACACAGCGTATGACACAGCTCTCTACAACGCCGCCACCATGTACGTGGCTCAACAGAACAAGACTGGAGGTGGAAC TGGCTGGAAGAACTACAACAAGAGCGGCGTAGGCGCGGGACAGACGCGGCGCCCTAAGCCTCCGCCCAAAGCGCAACAGCTGCATTACTGCGACGTGTGTCGCATCTCTTGTGCCGGCCCCCAG ACGTACAAGGAGCACCTGGAGGGGCAGAAGCACAAGAAGAAGGAGGCGGCCGTGAAgctggcggcggcgggcgcggcggcggcggcggggcgcggcgcgggcggcggcgcgctgcGCTGCGAGCTGTGCGACGTCACGTGCACGGGCGCCGACGCCTACGCGGCGCACGTGCGCGGCATCAAGCACCAGAAGGTCGTCAAGCTGCACACCATGCTGGGCAAGCCCATCCCCTCCACCGAGCCCACCAAGCTCGGACAAG GAGAGAAAGACAAGGAGGGCTCCGACAAGGACGACGACGCCGACGCCGAGCCCGAGGTGCAGCCCGTCGGCCAGGACTACATCGAGGAGATCCGCGGCGACGACGGCAAGGCGCTCAGCTTCAACTGCAAGCTCTGCGACTGCAAGTTCAACGACCCCAACGCCAAGGAGATGCACATGAAGGGCCGCCGCCACCGGCTGCAGTACAAGAAGAAG GTGCAGCCCGACCTGGAGGTGAAGGTGAAGCCGTCCATGCACCAGCGCAAGCTGGCCGAGGCCAAGGCGCAGCGCATGATGGTGCGCGACGAGATGTGGGCGCGGCGACGCATGCACGAT GGTATGGAGGAGGAGGAACGCATGTACTGGGAGGGAGGCATGGAACCGTGGTGGGGTCGCGGGCCAGTGCCACCGCCCATgcaccatcatcatcat GGCATGGGTATGCCGTACGGGCCGGTGGGACGGCGGCCGGAGACGTCGGACGACCGGCACGTGCTGGCCAAGCACGCGGAGATCTACCCCGCCGACCAGCAGCTGCAGGAGATACAGCGAGCTGTCTCGCACACTGAGAAGGCGCTCAAGTCGCTCTCCGACGCGCTCGCAGAACAGGCCAAGCCCAAG CAGGGTGCTGCTAAACCTATTAAACCTGAAGACAAAAAAGATGATAAGCCTGAAGGAAAGGAAGACGGCAGGGATAATCAGTT GTTCTCGTTCGTGTGCGAGGGcgagggcggcgcggcgggcccCGGCGCCCGCGCGCTGAAGGGCGTGATGCGCGTGGGGCTGCTGGCCAAGGGGCTGCTGCTCAAGGGCGACCGCGACGTGCGCCTCGTGGTGCTGTGCCACGACCGCCCCACCGTCACGCTGCTCAAGCGCGTCGCCACCGACCTGCCCGCGCACCTGGCGCGGCTCAAG GCCGGCGACGAGCCCAAGTACAAGGTGGAGCTGCTGGCGGCCGAGGGCGCCGTGTCGGTGTCGGACGGCGCCGTGTCGGTGCTGGTGAGCCTGACGTCGGCCGTGATGCGCGAGCCGCAGG ACGGTGGCGACATAAAGCGAGACGACAAGGATGTGCTACCGCGGCAGAAGTGTTTGGACGCGTTGGCCGCCCTACGGCACGCCAAGTGGTTCCAG GCTAGGGCGGCCACGCTGCAGTCCTGCGTCATCATCATCCGCATCATGCGCGACCTCTGCCGCCGCATCCCCAACTGGACGCCGCTCAACCCCTAC GCGATGGAGCTGCTGGTGGCGGGCGTGATGCAgtcggcgggcgcggcgctgtCGCCGGGCGAGGCGCTGCGCCGCGTCATGGAGGCGGTGGCCGGCGGCCTGCTGCTGGAGCACGGGCCCGGCCTCCGGGACCCCTGCGAGAAGGACCTCATC GATGCCCTCGGCAACCTCCCACCACAGAAACGTGAAGATCTGACTGCCTCTGCGCAACAATTCCTTAGACAAATTGCCTTCAGGCAAATACACAAG GTACTGGACATGGAGCCGCTGCCCAAGCTGAAGCACGCGACGGGCGCGTGGAAGTTCCCGCGCAAGCGCAGGCGCTCCAACACCGACACCGAGCCCGACACGCCCAACG GTGAAGGTAAGGTTGTTAAAACTGAAGAGAAGATGGACGCGTCAGAGAATCAAGCCAAGAAGTAA
- the LOC124636805 gene encoding zinc finger RNA-binding protein isoform X1, with protein MMAANNYFGFTHGGTQYGAATASAAYGGQTGYAVAPAATAATYGTQRAAATGYDTAYQAAAATQVVTGMVLPAAAHAHAHAAAAAASAYDASKSAYYQQAAAAYPAAAPPQPQPTYDATAAKPAYSTPATYAQSNPMYQGGARAGGGGAKAYGGVYTATTAAPSYPSQAYSAAPAQPAKRQYIHVNIEPTNRGNTAYDTALYNAATMYVAQQNKTGGGTGWKNYNKSGVGAGQTRRPKPPPKAQQLHYCDVCRISCAGPQTYKEHLEGQKHKKKEAAVKLAAAGAAAAAGRGAGGGALRCELCDVTCTGADAYAAHVRGIKHQKVVKLHTMLGKPIPSTEPTKLGQAKKTVAGAPKIAFVASGGLSTVAGTSTKQAIPAQGEKDKEGSDKDDDADAEPEVQPVGQDYIEEIRGDDGKALSFNCKLCDCKFNDPNAKEMHMKGRRHRLQYKKKVQPDLEVKVKPSMHQRKLAEAKAQRMMVRDEMWARRRMHDGMEEEERMYWEGGMEPWWGRGPVPPPMHHHHHGMGMPYGPVGRRPETSDDRHVLAKHAEIYPADQQLQEIQRAVSHTEKALKSLSDALAEQAKPKQGAAKPIKPEDKKDDKPEGKEDGRDNQLFSFVCEGEGGAAGPGARALKGVMRVGLLAKGLLLKGDRDVRLVVLCHDRPTVTLLKRVATDLPAHLARLKAGDEPKYKVELLAAEGAVSVSDGAVSVLVSLTSAVMREPQDGGDIKRDDKDVLPRQKCLDALAALRHAKWFQARAATLQSCVIIIRIMRDLCRRIPNWTPLNPYAMELLVAGVMQSAGAALSPGEALRRVMEAVAGGLLLEHGPGLRDPCEKDLIDALGNLPPQKREDLTASAQQFLRQIAFRQIHKVLDMEPLPKLKHATGAWKFPRKRRRSNTDTEPDTPNGEGKVVKTEEKMDASENQAKK; from the exons ATGATGGcagcaaataattattttgggttTACTCATGGAGGAACCCAATACGG AGCGGCAACGGCTAGTGCAGCGTATGGCGGTCAGACTGGGTATGCTGTAGCACCGGCTGCGACTGCCGCTACGTACGGTACCCAGCGTGCCGCCGCTACTGGGTACGACACGGCATATCAAGCGGCTGCGGCCACGCAAG TGGTAACAGGCATGGTTTTACCAGCAGCGGCTCACGCGCACGCACACGCGGCGGCCGCGGCGGCGTCGGCCTACGACGCCAGCAAGTCTGCCTACTACCAGCAGGCGGCGGCCGCGTACCCTGCGGCCGCGCCGCCGCAGCCCCAGCCCACCTACGACGCCACAGCCGCCAAGCCTGCCTACTCTACTCCTGCTACATACGCTCAG TCCAATCCCATGTACCAGGGAGGCgcgcgcgcgggcggcggcggcgccaaGGCGTACGGCGGCGTGTACACCGCCACCACGGCCGCGCCCTCCTACCCCAGCCAGGCCTacagcgccgcgcccgcgcagcCCGCCAAACGTCAGTATATACACGTCAACATAG AGCCAACCAACAGAGGCAACACAGCGTATGACACAGCTCTCTACAACGCCGCCACCATGTACGTGGCTCAACAGAACAAGACTGGAGGTGGAAC TGGCTGGAAGAACTACAACAAGAGCGGCGTAGGCGCGGGACAGACGCGGCGCCCTAAGCCTCCGCCCAAAGCGCAACAGCTGCATTACTGCGACGTGTGTCGCATCTCTTGTGCCGGCCCCCAG ACGTACAAGGAGCACCTGGAGGGGCAGAAGCACAAGAAGAAGGAGGCGGCCGTGAAgctggcggcggcgggcgcggcggcggcggcggggcgcggcgcgggcggcggcgcgctgcGCTGCGAGCTGTGCGACGTCACGTGCACGGGCGCCGACGCCTACGCGGCGCACGTGCGCGGCATCAAGCACCAGAAGGTCGTCAAGCTGCACACCATGCTGGGCAAGCCCATCCCCTCCACCGAGCCCACCAAGCTCGGACAAG CCAAAAAGACGGTGGCCGGGGCGCCGAAGATCGCATTCGTTGCGTCCGGCGGGCTCAGTACCGTGGCTGGAACATCCACCAAACAAGCAATCCCTGCCCAAGGAGAGAAAGACAAGGAGGGCTCCGACAAGGACGACGACGCCGACGCCGAGCCCGAGGTGCAGCCCGTCGGCCAGGACTACATCGAGGAGATCCGCGGCGACGACGGCAAGGCGCTCAGCTTCAACTGCAAGCTCTGCGACTGCAAGTTCAACGACCCCAACGCCAAGGAGATGCACATGAAGGGCCGCCGCCACCGGCTGCAGTACAAGAAGAAG GTGCAGCCCGACCTGGAGGTGAAGGTGAAGCCGTCCATGCACCAGCGCAAGCTGGCCGAGGCCAAGGCGCAGCGCATGATGGTGCGCGACGAGATGTGGGCGCGGCGACGCATGCACGAT GGTATGGAGGAGGAGGAACGCATGTACTGGGAGGGAGGCATGGAACCGTGGTGGGGTCGCGGGCCAGTGCCACCGCCCATgcaccatcatcatcat GGCATGGGTATGCCGTACGGGCCGGTGGGACGGCGGCCGGAGACGTCGGACGACCGGCACGTGCTGGCCAAGCACGCGGAGATCTACCCCGCCGACCAGCAGCTGCAGGAGATACAGCGAGCTGTCTCGCACACTGAGAAGGCGCTCAAGTCGCTCTCCGACGCGCTCGCAGAACAGGCCAAGCCCAAG CAGGGTGCTGCTAAACCTATTAAACCTGAAGACAAAAAAGATGATAAGCCTGAAGGAAAGGAAGACGGCAGGGATAATCAGTT GTTCTCGTTCGTGTGCGAGGGcgagggcggcgcggcgggcccCGGCGCCCGCGCGCTGAAGGGCGTGATGCGCGTGGGGCTGCTGGCCAAGGGGCTGCTGCTCAAGGGCGACCGCGACGTGCGCCTCGTGGTGCTGTGCCACGACCGCCCCACCGTCACGCTGCTCAAGCGCGTCGCCACCGACCTGCCCGCGCACCTGGCGCGGCTCAAG GCCGGCGACGAGCCCAAGTACAAGGTGGAGCTGCTGGCGGCCGAGGGCGCCGTGTCGGTGTCGGACGGCGCCGTGTCGGTGCTGGTGAGCCTGACGTCGGCCGTGATGCGCGAGCCGCAGG ACGGTGGCGACATAAAGCGAGACGACAAGGATGTGCTACCGCGGCAGAAGTGTTTGGACGCGTTGGCCGCCCTACGGCACGCCAAGTGGTTCCAG GCTAGGGCGGCCACGCTGCAGTCCTGCGTCATCATCATCCGCATCATGCGCGACCTCTGCCGCCGCATCCCCAACTGGACGCCGCTCAACCCCTAC GCGATGGAGCTGCTGGTGGCGGGCGTGATGCAgtcggcgggcgcggcgctgtCGCCGGGCGAGGCGCTGCGCCGCGTCATGGAGGCGGTGGCCGGCGGCCTGCTGCTGGAGCACGGGCCCGGCCTCCGGGACCCCTGCGAGAAGGACCTCATC GATGCCCTCGGCAACCTCCCACCACAGAAACGTGAAGATCTGACTGCCTCTGCGCAACAATTCCTTAGACAAATTGCCTTCAGGCAAATACACAAG GTACTGGACATGGAGCCGCTGCCCAAGCTGAAGCACGCGACGGGCGCGTGGAAGTTCCCGCGCAAGCGCAGGCGCTCCAACACCGACACCGAGCCCGACACGCCCAACG GTGAAGGTAAGGTTGTTAAAACTGAAGAGAAGATGGACGCGTCAGAGAATCAAGCCAAGAAGTAA